A genomic region of Streptomyces diastaticus subsp. diastaticus contains the following coding sequences:
- a CDS encoding glycoside hydrolase family 65 protein, with protein MTSWTWEYDEWVPADEQLRESLCTLGNGYFATRGAFPECDADDIHYPGTYAAGIYNRLTSHVSGRDVENEDMVNLPNWLPLRVRRVEGGTWFTPGTARIVEHSQTLRLDAGVLERRTRYEDPDGRLLLVRQTRLVSMENPHLAALRTELTAENWEGEVEVEAALDGTVTNSGVARYRALDGRHLTAPRTGAANSGDVAWLTCSTNNSDIEIALAARYDLPPDTAVREADTEGRSVRGFRLALRSGHSQVIDKTVALYTGHDRAISEPRDAAVEHARTAPAFDQLVAEQRAAWRDLWRRAELDVPNKAGQILRLHLFHVLQTLSPHTAELDAGVPARGLHGEAYRGHVFWDELFVLRYLNLHFPEVSRALLTYRHRRLEHAVAAAEAVGLGGAMYPWQSGSDGREETQQLHLNPRSGRWLEDHSHLQRHVSSAIAYNVVKYYEASGDAHFHHTKGAKMLLQIARFWVRSATWDAGLSRYRILGVMGPDEYHEAYPDAERPGLDDNAYTNITATWVITRALELLRNLPAPRRAELALHTGFDSEEEERWEEVSRNLHIPFHDGVISQFDGYGELRELDWDGYRAKYGDIRRLDRILEAEGDTVDRYQASKQADVLMLGYLFSPAELAELFARLGHTFDDALWGRTVEYYLRRTSHGSTLSGLVHGWVLARVRRTDAWTFVLEALRGDIADLQGGTTGEGIHLGAMAGTLDLVQSGLTGLETRPGGLALDPVPLPELSHYRFSLRYQGHWGVQIQASPGLLDIAVPSSDRYPITITLPQGHFELTPGESRRVTLED; from the coding sequence ATGACGTCCTGGACCTGGGAGTACGACGAGTGGGTCCCCGCCGACGAGCAGCTGCGCGAATCGCTCTGCACCCTCGGCAACGGCTACTTCGCCACCCGTGGGGCCTTCCCCGAGTGCGACGCCGACGACATCCACTACCCCGGTACCTACGCCGCGGGCATCTACAACCGCCTCACCTCGCACGTCTCCGGCCGCGACGTCGAGAACGAGGACATGGTCAACCTCCCCAACTGGCTCCCGCTGCGGGTCCGGCGCGTGGAGGGCGGCACCTGGTTCACCCCCGGCACCGCCCGGATCGTCGAACACAGCCAGACCCTCCGCCTGGACGCCGGCGTGCTGGAGCGCCGCACCCGCTACGAGGACCCCGACGGCCGCCTCCTGCTCGTCCGCCAGACCCGTCTGGTGAGCATGGAGAACCCGCACCTCGCCGCCCTGCGCACGGAACTGACCGCCGAGAACTGGGAGGGTGAGGTCGAGGTCGAGGCGGCCCTGGACGGCACGGTCACCAACTCCGGCGTCGCCCGTTACCGCGCGCTGGACGGCCGGCACCTCACCGCCCCGCGCACCGGCGCCGCGAACTCCGGCGACGTGGCCTGGCTGACCTGCTCCACCAACAACTCCGACATCGAGATCGCGCTCGCCGCCCGCTACGACCTGCCGCCGGACACCGCCGTGCGGGAGGCCGACACCGAGGGCCGCAGCGTCCGCGGATTCCGCCTCGCCCTCCGCTCGGGCCACAGCCAGGTCATCGACAAGACCGTCGCCCTGTACACCGGCCACGACCGCGCGATCAGCGAGCCGCGCGACGCCGCGGTGGAACACGCCCGCACCGCTCCCGCCTTCGACCAGCTCGTCGCCGAGCAGCGCGCCGCCTGGCGCGACCTGTGGCGCCGGGCCGAACTGGACGTGCCCAACAAGGCCGGGCAGATCCTGCGCCTGCACCTCTTCCACGTCCTGCAGACCCTCTCCCCGCACACCGCCGAACTCGACGCCGGCGTCCCCGCCCGCGGACTGCACGGCGAGGCCTACCGCGGGCACGTCTTCTGGGACGAACTGTTCGTCCTGCGCTACCTCAACCTCCACTTCCCGGAAGTCTCCCGGGCCCTGCTGACCTACCGCCACCGCCGCCTGGAGCACGCCGTCGCGGCGGCCGAGGCGGTCGGGCTGGGCGGCGCCATGTATCCGTGGCAGAGCGGCAGCGACGGTCGCGAGGAGACCCAGCAGCTCCACCTCAACCCCCGCTCCGGCCGCTGGCTGGAGGACCATTCACACCTCCAGCGCCACGTCAGCTCCGCCATCGCCTACAACGTCGTCAAGTACTACGAGGCATCCGGCGACGCCCACTTCCACCACACCAAGGGCGCCAAGATGCTGCTGCAGATCGCCCGCTTCTGGGTCCGCTCGGCCACCTGGGACGCCGGTCTGAGCCGCTACCGGATCCTCGGCGTCATGGGCCCCGACGAATACCACGAGGCGTACCCGGACGCGGAACGCCCCGGCCTCGACGACAACGCGTACACCAACATCACCGCCACCTGGGTGATCACCCGTGCCCTGGAGCTGCTCCGCAACCTGCCCGCGCCCCGCCGTGCGGAACTGGCCCTGCACACGGGGTTCGACTCCGAGGAGGAGGAACGCTGGGAAGAGGTCTCCCGCAACCTCCACATCCCCTTCCACGACGGCGTCATCAGCCAGTTCGACGGATACGGGGAACTGCGGGAACTCGACTGGGACGGCTACCGCGCCAAGTACGGCGACATCCGCCGGCTCGACCGCATCCTGGAGGCCGAGGGCGACACCGTCGACCGCTACCAGGCGTCGAAACAGGCCGACGTCCTCATGCTCGGCTACCTCTTCTCGCCCGCCGAACTCGCCGAGCTGTTCGCCCGCCTCGGCCACACCTTCGACGACGCCCTGTGGGGCCGCACCGTCGAGTACTACCTGCGCCGCACCAGCCACGGCTCGACCCTCAGCGGCCTGGTCCACGGCTGGGTCCTCGCCCGGGTGCGCCGCACCGACGCGTGGACGTTCGTCCTGGAGGCCCTGCGCGGGGACATCGCCGACCTGCAGGGCGGCACCACCGGCGAGGGCATCCACCTCGGGGCGATGGCCGGAACCCTCGACCTGGTCCAGAGCGGCCTGACCGGCCTGGAGACCCGGCCGGGCGGCCTGGCCCTGGACCCCGTGCCCCTGCCGGAACTGTCCCACTACCGCTTCTCCCTGCGCTACCAGGGGCACTGGGGCGTCCAGATCCAGGCCAGCCCCGGACTCCTGGACATCGCGGTCCCGTCCTCGGACCGGTACCCGATCACCATCACGCTGCCGCAGGGCCACTTCGAACTGACGCCCGGGGAGTCCCGCCGGGTGACGCTGGAAGACTAG
- a CDS encoding ATP-dependent DNA ligase, whose protein sequence is MVLEELAEVSAQVAAVSSRSRKTELLAELFARTEPAELPVVIAYLSGRLPQGRLGVGWRVLRDPVAPARQASLTVGQVDAAFTEVAAVRGAGAQAERRRLVEGLWGAATEAEQRFLYGLVTGEVRQGALDAVAVEAVARASGVPVAGVRRAVMLSGSLEEVAAAVLADGEAALARFGLVVGRPVQPMLASASGSVAEAVAALGPCAVEEKLDGIRVQVHRDGERVSVYTRTLDDITVRLPEVVELARSLPAERFVLDGEVLALDEEGRPRSFQETAGRVGSRLDVGTAAEALPVSVVFFDVLAARGRELLDLDYAERSGALATLVPEAARVRRAVVADPGADGAVEGAEAFLVEALARGHEGVVVKGLDSVYAAGRRGAAWRKVKPVRTADLVVLAAEWGHGRRAGKLSNLHLGAREADGSLVMLGKTFKGMTDEVLAWQTERLRQLAVSDDGHVVEVRPELVVEVAFDGLQRSSRYAAGVTLRFARLVRYREDKPVAEADSVSSVRAAAGWESG, encoded by the coding sequence ATGGTGCTGGAGGAGTTGGCCGAGGTGTCGGCACAGGTCGCGGCCGTCTCGTCGCGGTCGCGCAAGACGGAGCTGCTGGCGGAGCTGTTCGCGCGGACGGAACCGGCCGAGCTGCCGGTGGTGATCGCCTACCTGTCGGGGCGGCTGCCGCAGGGCCGGCTGGGTGTGGGGTGGCGGGTGCTGCGGGACCCGGTGGCGCCTGCTCGGCAGGCGTCGTTGACGGTGGGGCAGGTCGACGCGGCGTTCACCGAAGTGGCGGCGGTGCGCGGCGCGGGGGCGCAGGCGGAGCGGCGGCGACTGGTGGAGGGGCTGTGGGGTGCGGCGACCGAGGCGGAGCAGCGGTTCCTGTACGGACTGGTGACGGGTGAGGTGCGCCAGGGCGCGCTGGACGCGGTGGCGGTGGAGGCGGTGGCGCGGGCGTCGGGCGTGCCGGTGGCCGGCGTGCGGCGGGCGGTGATGCTGAGCGGGTCGCTGGAGGAGGTGGCGGCGGCGGTGCTGGCGGACGGTGAGGCGGCGTTGGCGCGGTTCGGGCTGGTGGTGGGCCGGCCGGTGCAGCCGATGCTGGCGTCGGCGTCCGGGTCGGTCGCCGAGGCGGTGGCGGCGCTGGGACCGTGCGCGGTGGAGGAGAAACTGGACGGCATCCGGGTGCAGGTGCACCGGGACGGGGAGCGGGTGTCGGTGTACACGCGGACGCTGGACGACATCACGGTGCGGCTGCCGGAGGTGGTGGAGCTGGCGCGGTCGCTGCCCGCGGAGCGGTTCGTGCTGGACGGTGAGGTACTGGCACTGGACGAGGAGGGGCGTCCGCGGTCGTTCCAGGAGACGGCCGGCCGGGTGGGGTCGCGGCTTGACGTGGGGACGGCGGCCGAGGCGCTGCCGGTGTCGGTGGTCTTCTTCGACGTGCTCGCGGCGCGCGGGCGGGAGCTGCTGGATCTCGACTACGCCGAGCGGTCGGGGGCACTGGCGACGCTGGTGCCCGAGGCGGCGCGGGTGCGGCGCGCGGTCGTGGCCGATCCGGGTGCGGACGGCGCGGTGGAGGGTGCGGAGGCGTTCCTCGTGGAGGCGCTGGCGCGGGGCCATGAGGGCGTCGTGGTGAAGGGGCTGGACTCGGTGTACGCGGCGGGGCGACGGGGGGCGGCCTGGCGGAAGGTGAAGCCGGTGCGGACCGCGGACCTGGTGGTGCTGGCCGCTGAGTGGGGGCACGGGCGGCGGGCGGGGAAACTGTCCAACCTGCACCTGGGGGCGCGGGAGGCGGACGGTTCGCTGGTGATGCTGGGCAAGACGTTCAAGGGGATGACGGACGAGGTCCTGGCGTGGCAGACGGAGCGGCTGCGGCAGTTGGCGGTGAGTGACGACGGGCACGTGGTGGAGGTCCGGCCGGAGCTGGTGGTCGAGGTGGCGTTCGACGGACTCCAGCGGTCCTCGCGGTACGCGGCGGGGGTGACGCTGCGGTTCGCCCGGCTGGTGCGGTACCGGGAGGACAAGCCGGTGGCGGAGGCGGACTCGGTCTCCTCGGTGCGGGCGGCGGCCGGGTGGGAGAGCGGGTGA
- a CDS encoding GNAT family N-acetyltransferase, which yields MSAMAAPHPLDNPGHASLNGPHAHFAERRGRVARYPVDVSPWFALPDDAGPGDWADLAALAGPGGELALAAVDPALPPGWEPTFRVDGVQMTGEAVRGAHDEEAVRLGPADVPEMLDLVARTRPGPFLTHTLELGTYLGVRRGGALVAMAGERLRPPGWTEISAVCTDPAHRGQGLARRLVDAVAAGIRDRGEIPCLHGSASNTGAIRLYEQMGFTLRRHTVFQGARAPAALPHEVRTRTATG from the coding sequence ATGAGCGCCATGGCCGCTCCGCACCCGCTGGACAACCCGGGCCACGCCTCCCTCAACGGGCCCCACGCCCACTTCGCCGAACGCCGCGGCCGGGTCGCCCGTTACCCCGTCGACGTCTCCCCGTGGTTCGCCCTCCCCGACGACGCGGGGCCCGGCGACTGGGCCGACCTCGCCGCCCTCGCGGGCCCGGGCGGCGAACTCGCCCTCGCCGCCGTCGATCCCGCCCTGCCCCCGGGCTGGGAGCCGACGTTCCGCGTCGACGGCGTCCAGATGACCGGCGAAGCGGTCCGGGGCGCCCACGACGAGGAGGCCGTACGCCTCGGCCCCGCCGACGTCCCCGAGATGCTCGATCTGGTGGCCCGTACCCGCCCCGGCCCCTTCCTGACCCACACCCTCGAACTGGGCACCTACCTCGGTGTCCGCCGAGGCGGCGCCCTCGTCGCCATGGCCGGCGAACGCCTCCGTCCGCCGGGCTGGACCGAGATCAGCGCCGTCTGCACCGACCCGGCCCACCGGGGACAGGGCCTCGCCCGCCGCCTCGTCGACGCCGTCGCCGCCGGCATCCGCGACCGGGGCGAGATCCCCTGCCTGCACGGCTCGGCCTCCAACACCGGCGCCATCCGGCTCTACGAGCAGATGGGCTTCACCCTGCGCCGCCACACCGTCTTCCAGGGCGCGCGCGCCCCCGCGGCCCTGCCGCACGAGGTCCGCACGCGCACGGCCACCGGCTAG